From one Notolabrus celidotus isolate fNotCel1 chromosome 2, fNotCel1.pri, whole genome shotgun sequence genomic stretch:
- the LOC117828364 gene encoding hsp90 co-chaperone Cdc37-like, producing the protein MRFMYFCNNSWTDFAHYLVIMCIDIEVEEKHALMEQVAHQTIVMQFILELAKSLKVDPRGCFRQFFSKIKTADQQYQDAFNDELESFKTTRVRGRAKIRIEKAMKEYEEEERQKRIGPGGLDPVEVYETLPQEMKNCFDEKDIGMLQEVISKMDPTEAKIHMKRCIDSGLWVPNSRVDDGEEKGDEKEDDATYKEVKQEQEETQIGTKG; encoded by the exons atgaggtTTATG TACTTTTGTAACAATTCATGGACTGATTTTGCCCACTACCTGGTCATCATGTGTATTGACATCGAAGTTGAGGAGAAACATGCATTGATGGAGCAGGTGGCTCATCAGACCATCGTCATGCAGTTCATTCTGGAGTTGGCAAAAAGCCTCAAGGTGGACCCACGAGGCTGCTTCCGTCAATTTTTTTCCAAGATTAAGACAGCAGATCAGCAGTATCAGGATGCTTTCAATGATGAGCTGGAGTCATTTAAGACA ACACGGGTTCGGGGCAGAGCGAAGATCCGCATAGAAAAGGCCATGAAGGAatatgaggaagaggagcgacAAAAGCGCATCGGACCTGGAGGGCTTGATCCAGTTGAAGTGTACGAGACCCTGCCACAGGAGATGAAGAACTGCTTCGATGAGAAGGACATTGGAATGCTACAAGAGGTTATAAGTAAAATGGATCCAACAGAGGCAAAGATTCACATGAAGAGATGTATAGACTCTGGTCTCTGGGTCCCAAACTCCAGGGTGGACGATGGGGAAGAAAAAGGAGATGAAAAAGAGGATGATGCTACCTACAAGGAGGtgaaacaggagcaggaagaaaCACAAATAGGAACAAAGGGATGA